In Microbulbifer celer, a single window of DNA contains:
- a CDS encoding vWA domain-containing protein has translation MFEFALPWIFLLLPLPWLARKLLPKSEPLTSALKVPYYQQLPNKGGSSPINRVNLALLWLLWILLLTAAARPQWYGAPISQTSSARDLLIAVDISGSMETPDMILNGNPAMRISAVKQVVGDFVARRKGDRLGLVLFGTRAYLQAPLTFDRETVHTLLREAQIGFAGQGTAIGDAIGLSVKRLTQRPADQRVVILLTDGANTAGEVTPLKAAELAKQAGVTVYTIGIGAEEMVQPGLLGSRFGARRVNPSRDLDGETLQSIAEETGGQYFRAHNPKELTEIYAELDRLEPVEQEAETYRPLKSLFVWPLGLALLIALIWAVIPLVSGWLPGKRQSEPSGIKRNGHHAGGPQFGGGRAG, from the coding sequence ATGTTTGAGTTTGCCCTGCCGTGGATCTTTCTACTGCTGCCACTGCCCTGGCTCGCACGCAAACTGCTGCCCAAAAGCGAACCCCTGACCAGCGCCCTCAAAGTCCCCTATTATCAGCAATTGCCCAACAAAGGGGGCAGCTCGCCGATCAACCGGGTCAATCTGGCACTGCTGTGGCTACTCTGGATTCTGCTACTGACCGCTGCCGCCCGTCCCCAGTGGTATGGCGCCCCCATCAGCCAGACCAGCAGTGCGCGCGATCTGTTGATTGCCGTCGATATTTCCGGCAGCATGGAAACGCCGGATATGATCCTGAATGGCAATCCGGCGATGCGCATTTCTGCGGTCAAACAAGTGGTTGGGGATTTTGTCGCACGACGCAAAGGGGATCGGCTCGGCCTGGTGCTGTTCGGTACCCGCGCCTACCTGCAAGCCCCACTGACATTTGACCGCGAGACCGTCCATACATTGTTGCGTGAGGCACAAATTGGCTTTGCCGGCCAGGGCACCGCAATTGGCGATGCCATTGGCCTTTCAGTAAAGCGACTCACTCAGCGGCCGGCAGATCAGCGTGTCGTCATCCTGCTCACCGATGGCGCCAACACTGCCGGTGAAGTGACACCACTGAAGGCCGCCGAACTTGCCAAACAGGCGGGCGTGACGGTGTACACCATCGGTATCGGCGCGGAGGAAATGGTACAGCCCGGCCTTCTCGGCTCCCGCTTTGGTGCACGCCGGGTAAATCCGTCCCGGGATCTCGATGGCGAAACCCTGCAGAGCATCGCCGAAGAAACCGGCGGCCAGTACTTCCGCGCCCACAACCCGAAAGAGCTGACAGAAATTTATGCGGAGCTCGATCGACTGGAACCCGTGGAGCAGGAGGCGGAAACCTATCGCCCACTGAAATCCCTGTTCGTATGGCCGCTGGGCCTGGCGTTACTGATTGCGCTGATCTGGGCTGTAATTCCCCTGGTCAGTGGATGGCTACCCGGCAAGCGGCAATCCGAACCGAGCGGGATCAAGCGTAACGGCCATCATGCCGGCGGGCCCCAGTTCGGTGGAGGACGTGCCGGATGA